CAGCCGCATCCATGATTTTGAATAGATCGATCCCGGTAGCAAGGCCGGCTTTTTCCAGCACGGCGACCAGCACTTCGGTCGCGGCATTTCCTGCACCTGCGCCGAATCCCCGCAGCGTTCCATCGATCTGGTCAGCGCCTGCTGCCAGTGCCGCCAGCGTATTGCCAATCGCCAGCCCGAGATTATTGTGCGCGTGAAACCCCACCTGAATCTCCAGTGCTTCTTTGAGGGCCTTGACCCGTGCATAGACTTCATGGGGAAGCATCGCACCGGCCGAGTCCACCACATAGACACAGTCGGCCCCATAGCGTTGCATGAGCAACGCCTGCTCCTGCAGCACTTCGGGCGGCCGCATATGGGCCATCATCAAAAATCCGATCGCTTCCAACCCCATCTCCTTGGCAATGCCAAAATGCTGCTCGCTGATGTCGGCTTCGGTGCACATGGTCGCAATGCGTAACACCGAAACACCACGCGCCACCGCCTCCTTAAGCTCGCGCCGGGTGCCAATACCTGGAAGAAGCAGGGCGGCAATGCGTGCTTGCTGGACAACCGAAGCGACCTCCTCAATCAGCACCCATTCCGGCTCGCGCGAAAAGCCATATTGAATTGAAGCCCCCCCCAGTCCGTCTCCATGACTGACTTCAATGACCGGAACGCCCGCGGCATCCAGTGCTTGAGCGATCTGCCGCACCTGTTGCCGCGTGTACTGATGCCGCATGGCATGCGAGCCATCCCGCAGCGTGGTATCCGTCAAACGAGGCGGCTCTCGCCGGGTCAACGATGCCAGGTTCAACATACGAGGGTTCCCTCCCGCTTTAAAAGTTCACGGGCAAAGAGATTCCCGACCTGCCAGGCAGCGGCGGTCATAATATCCAGATTGCCAGCATATCGAGGAAGAAAGTCCCCCGCCCCTTCTACTTCCAACAGGCAGGTTACTACCACCCGTCGCCCCCAGGGGGTCTCCAGCGTATCGAACAGCGGTTCCGCCTTCAGCCGATAACCTGGCACATAGGCTTGCACCTGGGCTTCCATCTGACGGATCGAGGCCACCACAGCCTCCCGGTCAAGCTGATCGAGCGAATCCACTTCGGGTATCACGTAGACCGTATTGGTCATGAGAATTGGAGGATCTGCAGGATTGAGAATGATCAGCGCTTTGCCCCGTTGCGCTCCCCCAATCGCTTCAAGGCCGCGTGCTGTCGTAAAGGTGAACTCATCAATGTTCTGGCGCGTCCCGGGCCCTGCGGACCGGCTGGCAACCGTTGAGACAATCTCCGCATACTGTACAGGATAGACCCGATGTACGGCATAGACCATCGGGATGGTTGCCTGTCCACCACAGGTGATCAGATTTACATTATCGGCTTCCAGATGCGCGCCCAGGTTGACTGGTGGGACCACATAGGGCCCCCGAGCCGCTGGGGTTAAATCAACCGCTATCTTACCGGCTTCTCGCAAAAGAGGCGCATGCCGCACATGCGCCTTAGCACTGGTTGCATCAAACACCAACCGAATTTCCGGATCTTCCAGAATTGCCTGAATACCTTCGTGCGAGGTGTCAATGCCCAGCTCACGTGCCCGCGCCAAACCTGGTGAATCAGGATAAATCCCCACCATCAACGCCAATTTCATATAGCCAGGATTTTTACAAATTTTATACATTAAATCTGTACCAATATTGCCTGGTCCAATAATCGCTACTTTGACTTTATCCATTTTTAACTAACGATTCCTACCTACTCCTGACACAGGGAGAACATAAGAAGACTCACGCACCCTCATCAATATGCTTGTTCTCCTATCAAGAACGACATATTATTCTGTATTAACTTGATAAAAAACTATATGGATACGATCGGAGCTCACTTTCAGGATCTCCTTGATCTGCTCTCTGATTCGCTGCGCCAACTGTTTGCGAACCTCGGGTGGAAGCGGTCGGTCTGTGAGGACTTCAACGAGCGGCATCGTTCCGTGCGGGGTCTCAAGCAGGATACAGGATACCCCGGAGTAGGCCCAAAAACGAACCGCCTACTCCGGGGCGTCGCTCCTTCCCGGGCTATAGAGCCTCCTCTTCTGCTTTCTTAACGGCAGCTTCTTCCTTAACAGGCGGGGTACCATAGCGGAAGTATTCCGCAGGCAGTTCTCCACCCCACCAGATAATGCCACGATCCAACACGTCTTCAGTCCACTTCACAGGCTTCCAGTCGGGATCGAAGATCAGATAGCCTGGATCGCCAAAGAGCTCGACGCGATTGCCCCCCGGCTCAAACACGTACATGAAATACGCCTGGCTGATACCGTGTTTGCCCGGACCGGCTTCAATCGTGATGTCATGCTCGCGCAGGGCATCCGCCAGGTTAGCTACATCCTGGGGGAATCCGTACCAATAGCAAATGTGATGCAGCCGGCCTTTAGCCCCCTGTGCATCTCGCATAAAAGCGATTTCGTGCACCAGTGGGCTCACGCTCAACCACACACCCGCCCATGTACCATTGTTGAGTTCAATGTACTCCCGCACCCGGAAGCCCAATACCTGCACCAGAAAGTCCTTGTTAGGCTCTACACGTTCGGCCAACAGGTTTACATGGTCCAGCCGACGCACCGGCACCCCACGCAACGGGCGCTTACTGGGACGATTGAGAAGTTTCGACTGCTTATCGGCGGGGGCCTCGTAGTAATCTACCTCCCAGAGCAACTCCATGGGGTGCCCGTCCGGGGTAACAAATTGATAAGCCGGGCCATGCCCATGATCTCCATCAATCCATCCACGTCCCAGTCCTGCGGCCTCAATAGCCTTGACCCGACGCTCCAGTGCTGCCGGCGAGGTCGTCCGCCAGGCCACATGCCCCAACCGCGGCGTCGGCCCCTCGGTAAGCTTCAGCGTATGGTGATAGAAGTCTTCATAAGCCCGCAGATAAACTGACTGTCCGACCGTCTCGGTCACCTCCAGCCCCAGCATATCCCGGAAAAACCAGAGCGACTCCTCTGGCTTGGGCGTAATCAACTCGACATGAGCCAGCTGAGCTACCTCGAACAGGGGTTCCATTTGCTTGGCTTCCATAGCACCTCCTGGTTTGGTTTTTATTTTCGTTCACTTTTGCTTTCCATTGCTGAATATATTGATATCTTCTGGATTTATCAGATCGGGAACGACCCAGCCATCCAGGTCATACTCCTGAAGACATTGCTCTGCAAATCCTTTATATTGATCTACCTTTCCTGATGCCATCGAGGCTAACAACACTTCTAATCGAATATTTTCATGATTACCTGCATAATTACGTTCATATAGTTCATGTCTTCCACCAAACTCACTACCTATTGCATCCCATATCAGCTTCATCAATTTGATCCGTTTCTCTGCTGTATAGCCGTTTGTGCCGCGTACGTACTTCTCCAGAAACTCCCGAATAACCGGATTCTTCAGGTCTTTGACATGGGAGGGCAGATAAATGAGGGCACTGGCCAGGTCCTGCATGAAAATTTCTCGGATGCGTGGATAGGCTACCGTCGCAAACACCCGATAGGCCAGTCCGTAATCCAGATTGGGCAACACATAGTCGTCTATCCAGGGCATGGGTGTCCGCGCCATGGCATCGGTAATGGCCCAGAAGAGATTGCGCCAGGCCAGCACTTCACCTACGCGAACTTGCACGCCCCGAAAGTCTTTCGAACCGGTGGCCTCAACCCCCATCAATAGCAACCCGGCCAGAAAATCCAGCTTGACCGCCAGCCGCGTGCACCCATGAAACGTAAAACGTGGAATAAACCCAGAAAGCGGGAAGAATTCGTTTACCTTATCCACATCCCCGTAAACAAACACATTCTCCCACGGCACCAGCACCTTGTCAAATACAAAGATAGCGTCATTCTCGTCGAGCCGACTCGAAAGCGGATAATCAAACGGACTGCCTACCGCTTCCGCCATAAATTCGTACGAGGGGCGCGAGATCAACTTCACACCCGGCGCATTCATTGGTACACAGATGATCAGAGCCAGCCGCCGATCTTTGATGGGCAAGGGACCATAATGTGCAATGAAATTATAGTGCGTTAATGCGGAACCCGTAGCTACAACTTTTGCCCCACTGACCACAATCCCTGCATCGGTTTCCTTCTCTACATGCATGTACACATCCATGACTTCCTCCGGCGGCCGATTGCGGTCCACCGGTGGATTCACAATGGCATGGTTCCAGTACAACAGTTTTTCCTGGGTCTCCCGGTACCAGCGACGGGCGTTTTCCTGGAAGGGCTCATAAAAGGCCGCATTCGCGCCCAAGGTCCCTACAAACGAAGCTTTGTAATCGGGGCTACGCCCCATCCAACCGTACGTAATGCGCTGCCACGCGGCAATCGCATCCCGGGCATGGACCAGATCCTCCGCGCTTTTCGGGGCCTTGAAAAACCAGTGCGTGTAGCCCCCATTACCCGTGTCCGTCTCCGTGCGAATTACGGCTCCCTGTTCGGGATCATGCACGGCATCATATAGGCGGGCAATCATGCGTGCCGCATTGCGAAAAGCCGGATGCTGTGTGACATCTTTTACGCGTTCGCCATACACATACACCTCACGCCCGTCCCTTAAACTCTCCAGATATTCCTCCCCGGTCATAGGACGAGTAACCGGACGGGTGTTGTCGTAGGCATCATAGCGAGCGGTCTTCTCAGAAACGCCCATGGCTTTTCTCTGTTTGGTTTATTGTGTTTTTCTTGAAGAGACGGTAATCCACAGACCTTCAGTATGGCAAGGCATCTGTTTGGACATTCCGAACAATTGATTTTCTCTGGGCTGAAAAAGCGAAGTGTCCCAAATAACCGAACAGTTGAGCCCCTATCTGGAATCTGCAGAGATGCAAACAGACACCGCAAACGCAACCATCAATTGCTTCTGTGCCCCGGCATATTCAAGGAAATTGTTTAAACAAAGTTCTGGTGCATCCTGTCAGATGGAATCTTATCACAAGGCCGTCAGCAAGCGTGAGGTGACGATCCCGAACGATGTGCATCCTACCGGATGAAATCTTATCACAAGAGCAGGGGCTTAACAGCGCTCCGCACGGTTTCACTCAACGCTTTTCTTTATCTTTTACGGGTGGTTGCTCTTGAGCAAAGCGATGGCGTCCGTTTTAAGCCTCCCCGGGTGATTTCCCTGAACGACCGGGCGTTATGCGAAGGACGTGTATCGGCTGGCAGGCGGTCGTATTATCGGCCGGGTTGCTGATAGGCGCCCATCCGTTAGCCGCTCAACCCGGCATCAGTTTGCTGACAGGTCCGGTTCGCGGTACCATTGGCGCTGAACTTAGCCTACATTTATCCCCCTACACGGCGCTGACGCTGTCTGCCACAACAGCCTGCTGGAAGTCCGGACAGGATCGTCCCAACTTTCTGCTGGGCGGACTACAGCTTTTCTTCAAGCCAGAGGGTAACCGCTGGCTCCTGGCAGCCTATGCCGGCACGATGCAACGTGGCGATGTCTATCTTCCGGTAGGCGGGCTTACCGGAGGCTTCGAGTGGCAAGCAACGCCGCACTGGTCTTTCAGTGCGGAAATAGGTATAGGGGTCACCATTGGTGTGCTGCTCATAGCAGCGATTCCTCTTCCTTTTTCGCTTGTAGCTGCCCGGATTCGATATCGCCTTTAGCTGGTCCTTCGTCCGCCTCCCACCTACCGATACCCTGCTGCCTCCAAACGGGTGGCGGGTTTACAGGCGCTCGGTCGCTGGCTCGGGATAGGGTACAGTACGTGGCCGGCGACCTGGGCGGACAACCAGGTGGCCACGGGCAGCGACACGATCCCGGACCAGCTCTATCGTGTAGGTGCCAGGCGGCAGGTAGTAGCGTCCGTTGTCGGCTGCTTTTACCTGCGTCTTCTCATCGCGTCGGGCATTAAAGGCCGCCACCTGCGTGCTATCGATCGTCAGGTCGTACACCGGATAGTTAAGGCCCACTTCAGCCGTGTCTATCCGCGTAGCCAGTAAGAGGCTGTCTTCGGTCAGCACCCGGATCGTTACCGGACCAGCCGCCTGGCTATAGTACGGAATCCGCACAGCGGGCGTGTCGGGCGGCATCCAGACGGCCCGGAGGCGTCCCCAGTCTGGATTATGCCGGACTGTATCGATGACAAACACGTGCAGCGGCCGTTGCAACAGCTCCGGCGTAAGTTGCTCGATCTCCTCCAGATCAGCTACATAGAGCGAGCGTCCATGCGTAGCGACAACTAAATCTCGTTCCCTTTTGTGAATCACCAGATCATGCACGGGGGCATGCGGCAATCCTTCGTAAAAGGGCATAAACGAGCGTCCACCGTCGAGCGACACGTAAAGGCCTCCGTCGGTACCCACGTAGAGGATATTCGGGTTATAGGGATCCTCGCGCACTACATTGATGGGTTCGTAGGGCAAGTCCGTTCCGATTCGTTCCCAGCTCTGCCCATAGTCTTCCGAGCGATAGAGATACGGCGTAAAATCATCCCAGCGATAGCCGTTGAGTGCTACATAGACACGGCTTTCTACATGCTGCGAGGGCTCGACGTGACTCACCCAGAGATGCTGGGGCAGATCGTCCGAGATGCGCGTCCAGGTAACGCCTCCATCTCGGGTCACGTGCACCAGTCCATCGTCACTCCCTACATAGATGAGCCCAAAGCGAAGTACCGATTCAGCAATTGTTGTGAGCGTACCATAGGGGACATCCCCTTTACGACCGCCCCGTGTCAGATCGCCGGAAATTGTCTCCCAGTCATCCCCGCGATTGAAAGAGCGGTGGAGCTTGTTCGAGCCCAGGTATAGAATATCGGGATGATGTCGTGACAGAAAGATCGGCGTTTCCCAGTTGAACCGCAGCGGCGTTTCACCCAGTTTATGCCGGGGCTTGATAGGCACCCGTCGGCCTGTCCGCCGCTCGATTCGGAAATAATTGCCGAACTGAAAGCCCGTATAGACAATATCGTTTGTACGTGGATCGACCTGCACCTGCATGCCATCGCCTCCCAGCAATCGTTCGTAGGGATAGCGACCTTCGGCATACCATGCATAGCTGAACTTGTAGGTGCTGGGTCCTACCCAGACGCCGTTATCCTGCAGACCGCCATAGACGTTGTAAGGCCGAGCACTATCGACCGCTACCGAGTAGAACTGTCCTACAGGTGGCGTGTTGGCTTTGAACCAGGTTCTCCCGCCATCGTAGGTCAAGTTCACCCCACCATCGTTGCCATTGACCAGATGGCCGGGCCGGTCCGGATTGATCCAGAGGGCATGATGATCCACATGCACGTTTTCCTCGTTGATTGAACGCCAGGTGCGCCCTCCGTCGTCCGATACCAGAAGGGGCACGCCCAGAATGTAGACGTGATCGGGATCGTTTGGATCGACGCGGATCTGGCCAAAGTAATAGCCATAGGAGAAATACACATTATCCAGATAGCCCTCGTGCGTGCGTTTCCAGGTGCGTCCGCCGTCATCCGAGCGATACACTTCGGCCCCGATAACCGGCGTCTCAAACAGCTCACGATTCGCATCGGTCAGATAGTCATAGAGGGCCCGAGGCTTGATCTCGCCGCGTCGCACCATGGCTTTTACTTTTTGGGCGGTGTACTCGCGCGGGAAGCCGTTTTCTCGCAGAAAAGCCTCCAGGGAGTCGTCCGATAGGGCCAGAAAGGCTTCGCGACGCATTTCCAGAAAGTCTTCCTTGGTCAGTGCGGGTTTTTCCTTCTTTTCTTCGGGCCGATGGTACTGGTTGTCCAGCAACGCATAGAGAATCTGTGGATTTCTGGGATAAATGGCCAGCCCGATGCGTCCCACTCCCGCACCCGTGGGGAAACCACTACCTTCTACGTTAAGACGCTGCCAGGTCTCTCCCCCATCGGTTGACTTGAAGATGCCAGAGCCCGGCCCTGCTTCGACGAAGTTCCAGGCGCGGCGTTCTCGATGCCACATAGCCGCATAGAGGATATCGGGGTTCGTGGGATCCAGGACCAGGTCGATGGCGCCAGTATTTTCGTCTACATAGAGCACACGTCGCCAGGTACGCCCGCCATCTGTCGTCTTATAGACGCCACGTTCGGGATTCGGCGAATACAGATGGCCGATGGCCGCTACCCAGACCGTGTTCGGATCCTGCGGATGAATCACTATACGGCCGATATGGTGGGTTTCGGCCAGCCCCAGATGCTCCCAGGTGTGTCCTCCATCTGTAGAACGATAGACCCCTGTTCCGGCATAAGACGAACGGCTGGAGTTACTTTCGCCGGTGCCCACCCAGATGACCTCACCGTGCTTCCAGTCCACCGCAATATCCCCGATGGTCATGGTCGCTTCCCGATCGAAAAGCGGCTGAAAAGAAATACCGTTGTTTTCGGTTTTCCAGAGTCCTCCTGAGGCATAGGCCACATAGAATCTGGTAGGATCGGCTGGATCGACGTCAACATCCACCACACGACCGCTCATGATCGTCGGGCCAATGCTGCGCAACGGCACGTTACGTACCAGCGAGCGTTCTACCCGGGCCATGCGCTCCTGAAACGACCGCAATCGAACTTCAGCAGGTGTGGGTGGAACCGGCGCCTGCTCCTGCGCCAGTGCCGTCATCCATACCAGACCCAACAGCAGTCCCCAGAGGCTACCCGATCGATTGACTTTAGGCTTGTTCATGGTTGTGCTATATTTCATTCGGCCGGGATGAGCAGAAACTACAAGAATGATTTATTTTTTGCCATGCCACTACGCGTTCCAGAAGTGATCACTGCGCCACCTCGTATGGCTGGCTTGCTCCCCCTGCACACGCGTGCCTTTGCGCTGGCATTGCAGACGGCACGACGTTCACTGGCACGCCGCAGCCGGTTGATGCGGCTGGTTGTGCAGGCCTCACGCCAGTTAGCCCGACGCAAGGTTGCCCTGGCTCAGGTATGGCGCGAGCTACATACTTTGCTCCGTCTGGTACAGGCCTGGATGCGACGTGAGTATCAGGTGATTCCGTGGCGTTCGTTGCTCTATGGAGTAGCTGCACTGGCCTATTTTGTCAATCCAGTTGACCTGCTACCCGACGCTTTGCCGGGTCTGGGGCTTGTCGACGACGTGGCCGTCATTGCAGCAGTTGCCCGTGCCATTCGCAGCGACCTTGATCGCTTCCGGCAATGGGAAGCCGTACAACGCCATCCTAACCCCCACTGCCTATGAAGGCGCTATTGATCGCCCTGGGGGGTGCCCTCGGAGCGCTTTCTCGCTACGCCCTCTCGGGCCTGATCTATGCCTGGCTGGGACCCACCTTTCCCTGGGGAACACTGGTGGTCAACCTGACGGGCTGCTACGGACTGGGCCTGCTGTGGGCTCTTTCAGAAACCCTCCCGATGCCAGCTTCGATATCGCCGCTGGTGTTTGTGGGATTCTTCGGGGCATTCACGACATTTTCCACCTACGGGCTCGAAAGCTTTAACCTGCTGCGCGACGGAGAGCTGTTGCGGGGACTGCTGAACCTGCTGGGTAGCAGTCTGGCCGGTTTGCTGTGTGTTGCGTTGGGTTTTCTAACGGCTCGCCTGGTGCTTTATCTGGAAAGGGTGCCATGATCAAGCTACCTGCCGAAGGGGTCCTGCTGCGCATTTTTATTGGCGAGACCGACCGCTATCACGGACGGCCGCTCTACGAACAAATTGTGCTCAAAGCCCGTGAGCTGAACCTGGCCGGCGCTACCGTACTACGTGGCATTATGGGCTTTGGCGCCTCCAGCCGCATGCACACGGCTAAATGGCTGCGGCTTTCAGAAGATCTGCCCGTTGTGGTGGAAATCGTTGATACAGAAGCGAATATCCAAAAGCTCTTACCTTTTCTGGATGAAGTCGTACAAGAGGGACTCATTACCATGGAGAAGGCTTATGTTATCCGCTATCCTCACCGCTCGGAAGATTAAACACGCCGGCTTCCTGTTGATCACCCTGCTGTGGGTGATTCCGACGCAAGCCCAGGAGACGGTCGACACGCTGGCCATCCGTCTCATCCGCGAAGAGGGGCTGACGCGAAGCCAGGTCATGGAAACGATATTCTGGCTGACCGACGTGTACGGCCCGCGGCTCACTGGCTCGCCTCAGCTCGACAGTGCGATGGCCTGGGCTGCGCGTCGGCTGGCTGGCTGGGGCCTGAACGTACACCGTGAGCCGTGGGGACCGTTCGGGCGGGGCTGGATGCTGCATCATGTGCGGGTTGAGGTGACAGCTCCGGTCACTTTCCCGGTGCTTGCCTACCCGAAAGCCTGGTCGCCCGATATTGACGGACCGGTCACGGCCGAGGTAGTGCGTTTCGATGTGGAGGATACCAGCGCGTTCGCTGCCTATCGCGGCAAACTACGCGGTAAGATCGTGTTGCTGGAACCTCCACGTCCGCTTGAAGAACCCTTTAAACCGCTGGCGCGACGGCGCGATGCCGAAGACCTGTTGGCCCTGGCAAACGCAGCCCATCCCGAAGGCGGGGGGCGCCGCTACAGTGCTGCTGCCCTACGACGACTGGAACTGGCCCAGCGACGTCTCCAGTTTCTCTACGAAGAACAGCCCCTGGCTATCCTGGACCGCAACTTCCGGGGGGATTACGGGACCGTTTTCGTATCGGCAGCGCGCGTGCCCACTCCACCGGGTACCCCCTGGTATGAACGTCCCGGCCCCTGGACACCGGGGATCACGGTCATCCCACAGTTTACGGTGGCTGTAGAACATTACAATCGCATCTATCGCCTGCTCGAACGCGGCTTCCGTGTGGAGATGACGCTGGATCTGGACGTGTCCTTCTACGACAGCGATCCCTACGAATACAACCTGATCGCCGAACTTCCGGGCACCGATCCCCGGATCGGCGATGAAATTGTCATGCTCGGAGCCCATTTCGACTCGTGGCATGCCGGCACTGGGGCCACCGACAACGCAGCCGGCTCGGCGGTCATGATGGAAGCCATGCGCATCCTGAAAGTGGTGTATGAACAGCTCGGCCGCGGACCACGCCGCACCATCCGACTGGCGCTCTGGACAGGCGAAGAACAGGGGCTACTGGGCTCGCGGGCCTATGTCCATCAACACTTCGCCGAACTACGCGGATGGGGGCAGCCACCCGCTCGCCTCAAGCCCGCCCATGCAAAATTTTCCGTCTATTTCAACCTTGACAACGGTGGCGGCAAAATCCGGGGTATCTACCTGCAGGGCAATGAAGCCGTAGCCCCGATTTTCCGGGCCTGGCTGGCCCCCTTCCACGATCTGGGCGCGGCCACGCTTTCATTACGCAACACAGGCGGCACAGACCATCTGTCATTCGATGCCGTCGGCCTGCCCGGCTTCCAGTTTATTCAGGACCACCTGGCCTATGGCACACGCACCCACCACTCCAACATGGATGTCTTCGACCATGTGATCGAGGAGGACCTGAAGCAGGCCGCTACCATCATTGCTGCCTTCGCCTACCATGCCGCTGAACGCGACGAACGCATTCCACGTAAGCCCCTACCAATATCCGAAGGCACTCGCTAACCCGACCGAAAGAACTGCACATCGGAGCATCTGCTAATTGTTAATGGGCGAGCCCAAGGGCTCGCCCTCCTTTTTCGACAAACGCAGCTCCGACAACCCAGAGAAAAAAACCCGCTCCCGTTTTCCAAGCCGCACAGCAACAGCCAACTCACGAAGCACGGGCATCCTGCGGAGCCGCCACTTCAACGGGCTTCATAGGATACACGAGGAGCGTCTGGGTCGGATAGGCGAACTCAATCCCCTCCTGCGCAAAGCGCTCAAACAGTGCCAGGTTGATAGCCTGTTGAATATCCATGTACAGCGTATAGTCCGGTTCAAGGACCCAGTAGACCACTTCAAAATTAAGCGAAGACGGCCCAAATTCCTTGAAGTGGGCGCGATCAAAACGCGTACGCTCCTGTGCCTCGACGATCTCGCGAATAATCTGCGGAATTTTTTCCAGCTTCTCCTTGGGCGTCTGATAAACTACCCCTACCGTAAAGACAATACGTCGCTCTCGCATGCGTTTATAGTTGCGAATGCGGCTGTTGAGCAGGTCACTGTTACCGAATACCAGCTGCTCTCCTGTAAGGCTGCGAATGCGCGTGGATTTCAGGCCGATATGTTCGACCGTTCCCATGTAGTTGTCGACAATAATAAAATCGCCCACCACAAAGGGTTTGTCCAGCACAATGGAAAGCGAAGCGAACAGGTCTCCCAGAATATTTTGCACTGCCAGACCGATGGCCACCCCCGCAATCCCGACGCTCGCGACCAGCGCCGTGATGTCCACCCCAAAATTGTCCAGCGCCACCAGTAACACGACCGTCCAGAGGGCCAGCCGCCCGATGAAGCCCAGCGCCTGCATTGAAGTGACAGCAGCCGGATCTTCTTCGAGCTTCTGTTGACGGTAGCGCTCAACATAGAAGGTAATGAGCCCACTGCCCCAGCGAATAACCTGCAGCAATAACAGTACAAAAGCGATACGTCCACCCCACTGAAGGATCGGCCGAGGCAACTGCACGATCGCTACGGCCGCGTAGAAAGCAAGCCCGACCAGGAAATAGGCCCGCGTCTGACGCAGGACGTTAGCAATGACGTTGTCGATGTTCGTGCGCGTACGCTTGGCCAGGACCTCAAGCTTTCTGGTCAGTATGCGCTGTATGCTAATAAAAACCACCGCCAGTGTTGCCCATACGCCAAGGGCTTTGAGCCAGTCCAGTAGCGGCACGCCAGCGATCATCGTCTGGCCCCATTCACCCAGCTGCCATCCGAAAAGCATGATCTTCTGCTGTCCGTTTCGGCGTTCCTGTACGCGAAAAAATATAAGGGATCCACGAGAAGAGCGGAACAGGGATTTTTTTGTTGCGGTTGATGCTGCTGCTCTTTCCGGGGATCTGCTGAAGCGACGTCGTATGGAACCGGTCAGTGACTATCAACCCGAACGCCGCATTGGCCCTACGGTCTCTCGAGACAAATGGCTTAACCATGCCAAGAACAAGCTGGCACGGGGCTATGTGCTTATTGTTGGCACAGAGCGACGCAACGCCAACTTTTATCTGCGGGGAAAAGGGTACGAAATGTGTCCCTACGACATTGCCCAGGCCATGATCAAGCAGGGGTTGGTGGTGCAAACCGGCAAGCATCACCTTGGCCTTATTTATGAGCTGGTGCCGGAGCTCAAGGCGGAGCTGCAACAGCGCCATCGCCCACGCCAGCCCGAAACGCCAGAGCCCGATACCATGGAAACCATCCTGGGTGGCCTGGAAGACGAGGCCGAACCCATCACTATCGAAGAAGAACTGGACGAAACAATAGATGAAGAAGCGGAGGACGAGGCCTTAGATAAGGAGTCAGGAGATGAAGAAACGCCTGACGACTTAGTGGATGACCCGAGAGCTTAACACCTACTACTCCTCGGTCAAGTCTGCTTCAACCACCAGCCCCACCAACTGGTCGCTGTGCACGACCAGCAGGGCCCGATCCGGTCCAGCCTGTGCCTGCAATAACCGTCGTGCCTCCTCCAGGGAAGTCTCAGGTGTCAGGGTGATCGGATGAGGATTCATAATGGTCGATACTGGTTCTTGGGCCTGCCCTTCCTGTTGTAAAGCCTGTTGTACGCGCTCGCGACTGACCAATCCAACAGGTCGGTGGCGTGCATCCTCGACAGGTACAAAGCGCAGCTGCTTCCACTCCATGAGCGCCGCTACAAAAAGTAGCGGCTCGTCCTCCTGCACAGTGACCAGATCCGTTGTCATCACGTGTTCCACGCGACGGCTGACCTGCGCTTCGCGCTCGCGTACTGTCTCCAGCTGCGCAAGCGCCCAGCAATGCACTGGCCGGTTTTCCTGCTGATACGCCTGCATGGTAAGCACCAGCGCTTCCAGACGTTCAGCACGACTGCCCCGTCCTTTCAGGGCAGCCAGTGAGCGCAACTGCCATTCGGCACCGTTCTGTCCGCTTGCTACCCGTTCCTGAATGATGCCCAGGTAGTGTGTGATG
This portion of the Rhodothermus sp. genome encodes:
- a CDS encoding DUF190 domain-containing protein produces the protein MIKLPAEGVLLRIFIGETDRYHGRPLYEQIVLKARELNLAGATVLRGIMGFGASSRMHTAKWLRLSEDLPVVVEIVDTEANIQKLLPFLDEVVQEGLITMEKAYVIRYPHRSED
- a CDS encoding M28 family peptidase; its protein translation is MLSAILTARKIKHAGFLLITLLWVIPTQAQETVDTLAIRLIREEGLTRSQVMETIFWLTDVYGPRLTGSPQLDSAMAWAARRLAGWGLNVHREPWGPFGRGWMLHHVRVEVTAPVTFPVLAYPKAWSPDIDGPVTAEVVRFDVEDTSAFAAYRGKLRGKIVLLEPPRPLEEPFKPLARRRDAEDLLALANAAHPEGGGRRYSAAALRRLELAQRRLQFLYEEQPLAILDRNFRGDYGTVFVSAARVPTPPGTPWYERPGPWTPGITVIPQFTVAVEHYNRIYRLLERGFRVEMTLDLDVSFYDSDPYEYNLIAELPGTDPRIGDEIVMLGAHFDSWHAGTGATDNAAGSAVMMEAMRILKVVYEQLGRGPRRTIRLALWTGEEQGLLGSRAYVHQHFAELRGWGQPPARLKPAHAKFSVYFNLDNGGGKIRGIYLQGNEAVAPIFRAWLAPFHDLGAATLSLRNTGGTDHLSFDAVGLPGFQFIQDHLAYGTRTHHSNMDVFDHVIEEDLKQAATIIAAFAYHAAERDERIPRKPLPISEGTR
- a CDS encoding DUF1232 domain-containing protein: MPLRVPEVITAPPRMAGLLPLHTRAFALALQTARRSLARRSRLMRLVVQASRQLARRKVALAQVWRELHTLLRLVQAWMRREYQVIPWRSLLYGVAALAYFVNPVDLLPDALPGLGLVDDVAVIAAVARAIRSDLDRFRQWEAVQRHPNPHCL
- the crcB gene encoding fluoride efflux transporter CrcB — protein: MKALLIALGGALGALSRYALSGLIYAWLGPTFPWGTLVVNLTGCYGLGLLWALSETLPMPASISPLVFVGFFGAFTTFSTYGLESFNLLRDGELLRGLLNLLGSSLAGLLCVALGFLTARLVLYLERVP
- a CDS encoding glycosyl hydrolase, whose product is MNKPKVNRSGSLWGLLLGLVWMTALAQEQAPVPPTPAEVRLRSFQERMARVERSLVRNVPLRSIGPTIMSGRVVDVDVDPADPTRFYVAYASGGLWKTENNGISFQPLFDREATMTIGDIAVDWKHGEVIWVGTGESNSSRSSYAGTGVYRSTDGGHTWEHLGLAETHHIGRIVIHPQDPNTVWVAAIGHLYSPNPERGVYKTTDGGRTWRRVLYVDENTGAIDLVLDPTNPDILYAAMWHRERRAWNFVEAGPGSGIFKSTDGGETWQRLNVEGSGFPTGAGVGRIGLAIYPRNPQILYALLDNQYHRPEEKKEKPALTKEDFLEMRREAFLALSDDSLEAFLRENGFPREYTAQKVKAMVRRGEIKPRALYDYLTDANRELFETPVIGAEVYRSDDGGRTWKRTHEGYLDNVYFSYGYYFGQIRVDPNDPDHVYILGVPLLVSDDGGRTWRSINEENVHVDHHALWINPDRPGHLVNGNDGGVNLTYDGGRTWFKANTPPVGQFYSVAVDSARPYNVYGGLQDNGVWVGPSTYKFSYAWYAEGRYPYERLLGGDGMQVQVDPRTNDIVYTGFQFGNYFRIERRTGRRVPIKPRHKLGETPLRFNWETPIFLSRHHPDILYLGSNKLHRSFNRGDDWETISGDLTRGGRKGDVPYGTLTTIAESVLRFGLIYVGSDDGLVHVTRDGGVTWTRISDDLPQHLWVSHVEPSQHVESRVYVALNGYRWDDFTPYLYRSEDYGQSWERIGTDLPYEPINVVREDPYNPNILYVGTDGGLYVSLDGGRSFMPFYEGLPHAPVHDLVIHKRERDLVVATHGRSLYVADLEEIEQLTPELLQRPLHVFVIDTVRHNPDWGRLRAVWMPPDTPAVRIPYYSQAAGPVTIRVLTEDSLLLATRIDTAEVGLNYPVYDLTIDSTQVAAFNARRDEKTQVKAADNGRYYLPPGTYTIELVRDRVAARGHLVVRPGRRPRTVPYPEPATERL